The region AATGCCAAAGATCGATGTTTATCTTTAGGTGGTCCAGGAAGGGATGTAAGAGTTACaggaaatgaaatgttaaaaaaaaaaaaaaagtggtaaaggTTTTTATTAATGTCAACACCTTTAACCACTCTCATGACTCATTTTCTCCATGCTCAGTTAACCCACCATAAGATGATGATATGGTAATATCAGGAATAAGTAGGGGTTCCATTATTTTATAAAGGCAACATGCTTCCTGAAGAAATCTCTTGccaactaaaaaaaatattaaaaagctttAACTCTGTGGATTCTCTGAATTCAGATTTTATGGCGTGAGTCAGATCTCAAATACTCTCTACCACCTCCAGACTGTGTTCTAAGATTTTTGTTTCAGAATGTGGTTCTCGTCCTGAACTCCTCCCTCCCAGTCTCTCTAAAATTGAAAAGCCACAGACTTAACTAGTTCAAACTGAAGTTAAACCTCTTATGAAACATCAAGTTTATAGGGTTTTGCTGAGCAAGCAGAGCTACTGCTGTTTGGGAACTTCCAAATGAGTAAGAGGAAAaacatgttaaattaaaaaatacatatatgaagtAAATATGGACAAGAGTCTCTGTGTACACACCCAcgagtgtacacacacacacacacacacatccctctgTTGAGAAGTTAAAATCACTCACTCACTTAATGTGTGGCTGTTGCATTCATGAGACAAGCCAAAGAACTGGTTTCTCCAACACACATTGTTCTAAGTATACACGGAATACATGCGCAATAGCACAAAGAATGATGTAAGTGGCAAAGAGTATTTGGGCAGTTCTGTAGGAGCACAGAGAAGGGTGAACTCTGGGAATAACTTAGTGAATGGAGTTATATTTTGCAGACAGGGAAGACATGGGCCTGGACTCCACAGGTGGCCTGTGGTGGAAAATAGTGGGGAATTCACAAAGATGGATAGACAGAAAGGGTTCATAGGCTGACATGTGAGTTGGGCATGTTGTCCTGGCAGCAGGGGGAAGCCAGCAGGAGGTTGGAGCATGATGAGATTGAGGAGTCAAGAAAACTGAGTCCACATCTGGCTGTAAGAatgatcatttccttttttccgCAGATGAAATACTGAAATGCTGACCATTCGTAAATTAGCCCAGATTCAGTTTGCCTAAGTTTAAGCAGAACCTTTTCATAAGGGCTTTCcatagaatcatttaaaaaaacatttagctTTTTAGTTTAGAaagaggaaacttttttttttttaaagttcccctATTTGTTTATCAACTCTTCGATTTGGAGTCTTTCCTCCTCGCAACCTTCTTTCTTCACTTGAAATTTATCTTTCAGTCTGTTTTCTACTCTGTCATTTCTACCTTTTCTTCTATAACTCAAGCATTTTTCTTCCACAGACACCTTCTTCAAAATGTTCCTGTCTCCTCTTGGTAGGTTCTCCTtcctaaatatacatatatataaatatagtatttatgtaaatataaaatttttgctTAAACTGTGACTATTCTTTTATCTCACTCCAACTGAGAATACAAGCCAATAGCATCGCTTTTCCAATTCCAgttacataatataataaaaagcaaCCTCAAATCTGTCTCTCAACTTgtcatatttctttaaatttgggAGGTTTCCTCTCACttaatctttccttttctgcaaGTTCTTTGGTTTTTCCACTGACTATATTTACAAAATCCGTAGTTTCCAAACCCAACGTTGAGACTCACGGTCTGACAATTGGACAAGATATTTGAAAGCACAGATGTTGTTGAGGCCTGTGGTTTCTCTGCTGAAATCTCacccttttctcccccttccatATTTTCCTTTGCTTAAGAGGCCAGATGATGGAGTTATCTGGAAACAGAACTAAGACTTGTAGGTGCTCGACTTACTGTTTTATTACCAGCCCTGTGCCAGGAACGTCTTTATTCGGGGGTGtggaaggggggcagagagaaagtTGGCATCTGTGTGTAGGCAGGCAGGGACACACCCACTTGGAAAGGAGGCTTCTCTGGAAGTGGGAGGGAACAGGACTTCAGGGACCTCCTCCTGGGGGCAGGAGTCAGCTACTAGCTACCCACAGCATGCAGGAGCCCTCACCCAGTACCAGAGCCTAAGGCACACCTTCAGAGCCGGGCTTGCTCATAAGTAAGTACCCACttggagggctgggggtgggagtgttTCCTAACTCTTTGGGGTTGCAAAGCTTGACGAACAAGGCTCTCCATTACTTAAGAAATGAACCCAAAAAGGAGAGAGAGCTGTCAGGCTGTTTTTTACAATGTAATTTAATTGTCCATCTATTTATTTCAATGGGGGTGAATCAGGCAAGCCCCTGGAGTAAGCGGCTATCAGGAAGGTCTTATTGACTTTTGGCTTTGCAGGTGATGGCGCCAGGGAAGGTGCAGGGTAAGCTACTTGCTGAGGACCGTTGGGCGACAAGTCTGTGGAGATGTgctccacctcttcctcctctgtgcaTGCCAGTTCCTCCTGCTGAAAACAGCTAAGCCCGCTGTTTGGAATTCTTAGAATCTCAGCCCCAGAGGAACCTCTCTAGGGCCAAACTGACCTCACACTGGGAACTTTATTACCCAGAGTTTGGACTCTCTGTTGCGACAGTTCTCAGGAAGTGCAGGTGTCTCCCACCATCAGCGTCCCTGTCTCTCCGGGGCGTGCTTCTCCCTACTCTGAGGAAGGCCAGTGAGGCCCCAGCCCTGGACGTCGTGAGCAGCCCGAGGGTGTGGAGCCTCCAAAACCCATCTATAGGCACCCAGGACACAGAAACAGTGGAAGCAGCCAGGAGGGAATcaatagaaaacctaaaatttCCAATGTTCAAAAACTCGGGGTGGTGTTTAATGTAGAGAACACTGAATTCTTTGTGATTCCTGGACTCATTTGCTTTGCCTTTCTGGTCTAGACAAGGAGGGATCAGTACATACCTGAGGCCTGGGGGGAATGTACATGGGAGCCTCAGAGGCCATTCGTGTGGCTCTGACTCACCCTGACTCTCTGTGAAGTGCAAACTTCACACCACTCAGGTGTGGCCAGCCTTTGACCTTGGTTGTGAATCCCCAAGAGTTACCACAGTCCCTTCCCAATTACTCATTTCGCTTTAGCTGTGGTTCAGCTAAGACTTCTGGCTCAAGGAAAGCTGTAGAAGACGACACAAGATGAGgcgggaagaggaggaagaggagggaaccaGGATGAAGGTAAAAGGAGACCTAGAGGTGAAGGAGGAAGAGGCAGTCAGTGAGAAGGGAGAACTGGTTGGCCCTTTCGCGAGCGCCATGCCCACCCCTACACCCCACAACAAGGGCACCCGGTCTTCCGAGGTATGGGAGTATTTCCACCTGGCCCCTGTTCGTGCTGGCCACCACCCCAACCAATATGCCACCTGCCGCCTGTGTGGCAGGCAGGTGAGCCGTGGCCCCGGGGTGAACGTGGGCACCACAGCCTTGTGGAAACATCTGAAAAGCATGCATagagaggagctggagaagaCCGGCCATGGTCAGGTGAGGCAGCGCAAGGACCTAAGGCCCCAGGGGCCCCAACTCCCCCTGGGTATCGAGGGCGACTGGGCCCGGCTCCTGGAGCAGGTGGGGGCCCTGGCTCTGTGGGCCAGCCAAAGGGAAAAGGAGGTGCTTAGGAGGGAGAGGGCAGTGGAATGGCGGGAGAGGGCAGTGGAAAGGCGAGAGCGAGCCCTGGAGGAGGTAGAGAGGGCCATCCTGGAGATGAAGTGGAAGCTGAGGGCTGAGAAGGAAGCCTGTcagagacagcaggagcagcTTGCCATGGCTCATCCCTTCCATTTTGTGTAATCAGCCTGGGAGGTATCTATTCTGAAACACAGACTGAGGCTCACAGCAAAGAGCCACGTTAGGATTAATAGAAAGaaagtatttgtgtttttaagagaAAGCATGCATAGTACGAGTTAATCTCAGCAGGTGTCAACTGACCAAACACTTATCTACAGGGTCCCTAAAGCTGTCCTGATCAAAACTTCAAAATGTATTAACTGAAGATAAAGGTTGTTTTGCCACCATGGGTCTGTGAGTTTGGGTGCAGAATGTAccatcctgccatgttgctgagtGAAAATAACGGGATTTATGCTTTGCACTTGGTTTTGGTGGAGCTGAGGGTTCTGACAGTTGAGGCTGGTCAGGTGGCTGGAATGTGCCTATGTGACCAGCTCACTCTAAGAGACCCCACCAGGAGTGCAGCTTAGGCTTCCTGGGGCCCAGGCGTTTGCATACATCCTGGTGGTGAGTTGAGAACTGGGTACAGAGCTTGTTCTGTGGGGCCCGGCTGTGGAAGGACACAGAAGCTTGCGCCTGAGATCTCAGGCCCCATCCAGTGCAGGTCTTTCTCTCACTGGTGCTGTGTTGTACCGCCTGCTTTTATTAAAGCTGTGTCACCAGCAGAACCTGTCTGAATCCTGTCTTTTCAACAACCTAACACATACGTCATTAATGTGTAATCAGCCAGAGAGAATTAAAGACTTTTCAACTTACTCGGATGAAACATTAAGAACAGAGGATATAGAAacttattcataaatattttaaaatataatccaaTTTCATATTAAGGTCTGTTAAAGACGGAGTTCATGAAGAAGAGATGAGAGAAactcaggaaggaaaagagaatggtagagagatggggtgaggaaggagaaataaagaacagaggcagaaaaccaaaagagaagaaaaaaggatagAGAATCAGTGTGAACACAGGAGAGAGACAGATTCccatcaccccccccaaaaaaaattttaCCGTGAAAAGATGAGAGACCATGACTGGGAGACTGAAGGACAGAGAACATTTTCCTAGGTTCTGAGGTCAATTttaacacttaggttgcttttgttttgtcCTGACAGACCACTCATTCATTTGAGCAGTAGGTTTGGGATTCTATCCTTGTCTTTGATGATGCTGCCTGCATGCCAAttcttacctgtttttttttttcaatgttcattttaaaatactcagagatggggtgcctgagtggctcagatggttaagcgtctgcccttggctcaggtcatgatcccaaggtcctgggatcgagccctgcatcgggctccttgctcagcagggagcctgcttctccctctccctctgcctctctctctgttcatgctctctctctctctctctgtgtatctctgtgtctcaaataaataaataaaatcttttaaaaaaataaaatactcagagATGCTTTGAAAAAAGGAAACCTAATAGTCTATAGGGAGAGAACAATTCCCTGGGCTGTTGAAAATATGCCTAATATGTTCACTCAGGAATAGAATAAAACCAACTGGCAAGGACTGTGGCCTTTGTGCTAGAGCtgacttttattttgaatgatTCCTCTAGAAcctaatgttttttgttttttgtttttactgggttggggatggggtgaggggtggTGGGAGCTGGGGAGACAAGAGCTAACAGACACAGTCTTTCATTGTCTCGTAAATAAGCCCAAGCCCTTTATGGGCATCAACCTTCCAGAAAGCAGACAAGATCCTGGTATAATAATGGCTTCTTGCCTCACTCCATCCTTACCTGAGTGTGGCTCCCTCTTAGCACTTGTTCTTAGACTGTCAGCAGCTCTAACAGCCACATCTGTCTTCCCTGTGAGCTGTTTGTGGAACAAGCACAATCCAAACACAAACTTGTGAAAAACCCAGACTATACTGCAGGCTTataatctcccttttttttttctagaaaactgCCTGATATTAGAGATTTCACTTTCCATATGAATTCCCATTTTTAGGGCCCTCTCCAGCTGGGGTGAAAGCTCAGGGACTCACCACTGCAAATGAAGATGGCCACTGGGAGTCCCATGGCTGGACACTGGAAATCAGAGCCTTATTGTGTCataagatggaaggaaggaaggaaggaaagaaggaaggaaggaaggagaaaagaagcttTAATACctaatcttaaacacacacacatacatttgaaATGGAGTTTAAGAAGGACAAAGAATCCACAAAGTTTCA is a window of Zalophus californianus isolate mZalCal1 chromosome 1, mZalCal1.pri.v2, whole genome shotgun sequence DNA encoding:
- the ZBED2 gene encoding zinc finger BED domain-containing protein 2 translates to MRREEEEEEGTRMKVKGDLEVKEEEAVSEKGELVGPFASAMPTPTPHNKGTRSSEVWEYFHLAPVRAGHHPNQYATCRLCGRQVSRGPGVNVGTTALWKHLKSMHREELEKTGHGQVRQRKDLRPQGPQLPLGIEGDWARLLEQVGALALWASQREKEVLRRERAVEWRERAVERRERALEEVERAILEMKWKLRAEKEACQRQQEQLAMAHPFHFV